A genomic region of Papaver somniferum cultivar HN1 chromosome 7, ASM357369v1, whole genome shotgun sequence contains the following coding sequences:
- the LOC113296367 gene encoding uncharacterized protein LOC113296367, producing the protein MRVLFWNINGVARDAAQCKLRELIREFKPDIFCLAEPKVHCSVGFGNRLQLEGFYPHVIHNAAASRIANMWICYLNGIVPSVINRSKQAITVEVDGVHISFVHASYVQVTRRRLWQQLNSHDTSISWLVMGYFNCILRLDEKKGGLEPRTSAINEFSDWMDDNNLFEADFLGTKFTWTNGQSGAHRIISKLDRVVINAAWLKQDQLRFEYVALCSDEDPNDVSKLNLMKDVMARLSETRLQHNSMLKKKARNQWLVEGSSNTTFFHNSIRIRRSSNTISELIDSDGHTISEYDQLREHVVQFYEDKFNVHESDLDASLFDYEHVGISEEESLAMDKIPTPDEIKQAVFDLGDDSAPGPDGFSGCFYRHCWDIINEYLIKAIIFCWNTGHIPNGVNSSLIILLPKVTGANTLRNFRPIGLSNFFFKIFTKILATRVGSVLDKLVSEEQVAFMKGRNIHENISLASEMVNELHIKRKDGNIGLKLDISQAFDTSEGLFQN; encoded by the exons ATGCGGGTTCTCTTTTGGAACATAAATGGAGTTGCTCGTGATGCAGCTCAATGTAAACTTAGAGAGTTAATTAGGGAGTTCAAGCCAGATATTTTTTGTCTTGCGGAACCAAAAGTTCATTGCTCGGTTGGTTTTGGTAATAGACTTCAGTTGGAAGGTTTTTATCCACATGTTATTCATAATGCGGCTGCTTCTAGAATTGCTAATATGTGGATTTGCTACTTAAATGGTATTGTTCCCTCGGTTATTAATAGGAGCAAACAGGCCATAACAGTTGAGGTTGATGGAGTTCATATCtcgtttgttcatgctagttatgttCAGGTTACTAGGCGAAGGCTTTGGCAGCAGCTTAATAGCCATGATACGTCGATCTCGTGGCTTGTCAtgggatatttcaattgtatcctTCGACTTGATGAGAAAAAGGGTGGTCTTGAGCCTAGGACTTCAGCAATTAATGaattttctgattggatggatgaTAATAATCTTTTCGAAGCAGATTTCTTGGGTACTAAATTTACTTGGACTAATGGTCAGTCGGGTGCTCACAGAAtcattagtaagttggatcgtgttGTTATCAATGCTGCTTG GTTGAAGCAAGACCAGTTGAGGTTTGAATATGTGGCTCTTTGCTCGGATGAAGATCCTAATGATGTTTCCAAACTTAATCTTATGAAGGATGTTATGGCTAGGCTTAGTGAGACTCGGCTTCAACATAACTCTATGCTTAAGAAAAAGGCAAGGAATCAGTGGCTTGTGGAGGGTTCAAGCAACACTACTTTCTTCCATAATAGTATTCGCATTCGTCGGAGTTCTAATACTATTTCAGAATTAATAGATAGTGATGGCCATACTATTTCAGAATATGATCAGTTGCGTGAACATGTGGTGCAGTTCTATGAGGACAAATTTAATGTCCATGAGTCTGATTTGGATGCTAGTttatttgattatgagcatgTTGGCATCTCAGAGGAAGAAAGTCTTGCTATGGACAAAATTCCTACTCCTGACGAAATTAAACAAGCAGTTTTTGATCTTGGAGATGATAGTGCTCCAGGGCCGGATGGTTTTTCTGGTTGTTTCTATCGTCATTGCTGGGATATTATTAATGAATATTTGATTAAGGCaattattttttgttggaatactGGTCATATTCCAAATGGGGTGAATTCAAGTCTTATCATCTTGCTTCCAAAGGTAACAGGTGCAAATACTCTTCGTAATTTTCgacctattggtcttagtaattttttctttaaaatttttactaagatcctTGCTACTAGAGTTGGTAGTGTTTTGGATAAGCTTGTTTCTGAGGAACAGGTAGCCTTTATGAAGGGTCGGAATATCCATGAAAACATCAGTTTGGCTTCTGAAATGGTTAATGAACTCCACATCAAGCGCAAGGATGGCAACATTGGTCTTAAGCTTGATATTTCCCAGGCATTTGACACG TCCGAAGGgttatttcaaaattaa
- the LOC113296368 gene encoding uncharacterized protein LOC113296368 — MVGDFWASDHWNFPAIHLERLVVTGVEIKNMSSPLRGEDSRIWIPDLKGVFSVSSAKDVIRQKYPIVEWSSLIWRSEVHPVLAAQNWKFIRGACDTYDLLQERFKTQLASKCSLCGNAEETLDHVLFSCSFATRAWNWIAQIFGLNPNSNLVVSCKAAKGRSQIIRELWLVANLVIKSELWALRNKGVFEHKKPNWSMFFKRVLKLIQDYTVLLKGYMKSNVEDVFILDYFRVQHRRVKGQQPVECFWQPPKSDELQICCDGAAKEILGRYGAGVVARDASCNVIGAMLIGLGVTTNYLAELYGIIVGMEWATRWGVRRICIRSDSYGVVEALKNSNLPWFARQRWLMVCRNYDSIRFIHTYREANFATDSMAKRGCYLDNGVGMHYEGRPIFFNFS, encoded by the coding sequence ATGGTGGGAGATTTTTGGGCTAGCGACCATTGGAATTTTCCTGCTATTCACCTTGAACGTTTGGTTGTTACTGGGGTGGAGATAAAAAATATGTCATCACCGCTTAGAGGAGAGGATAGCAGGATCTGGATTCCGGACTTAAAGGGAGTGTTCAGCGTCAGCTCAGCCAAGGATGTTATTCGGCAAAAATACCCTATTGTGGAGTGGTCTTCTTTGATCTGGAGAAGTGAAGTTCATCCAGTGCTGGCGGCACAAAACTGGAAATTCATCAGAGGGGCATGTGATACATATGATCTATTACAAGAAAGGTTCAAAACTCAACTTGCCAGTAAGTGCAGTCTGTGTGGGAATGCCGAAGAAACCCTGGATCACGTGTTgtttagctgcagttttgctACTCGAGCCTGGAATTGGATTGCGCAGATTTTTGGATTAAATCCTAACTCTAACCTTGTTGTTTCTTGTAAGGCAGCTAAAGGGCGCAGTCAGATTATTCGTGAACTGTGGCTAGTAGCAAACCTGGTGATTAAATCTGAGTTATGGGCGTTGAGGAACAAAGGTGTTTTTGAGCACAAGAAACCGAACTGGAGTATGTTTTTCAAGAGAGTTTTGAAGCTGATTCAAGACTATACAGTTCTCCTAAAGGGTTACATGAAAAGCAACGTTGAAGATGTTTTTATTTTGGACTATTTTCGTGTGCAGCATAGAAGAGTCAAAGGTCAGCAACCTGTTGAGTGCTTTTGGCAACCTCCGAAGAGTGATGAGCTTCAAATTTGTTGTGACGGCGCAGCAAAGGAAATTCTTGGTAGATATGGAGCAGGTGTGGTGGCGCGAGATGCATCTTGTAATGTTATTGGAGCTATGTTGATCGGCTTGGGAGTTACAACTAATTacttggctgaattgtatggaaTCATTGTTGGAATGGAATGGGCTACAAGATGGGGTGTAAGGCGTATTTGCATCCGGTCAGATTCTTATGGTGTGGTAGAGGCGTTGAAAAATTCTAATTTGCCCTGGTTTGCAAGGCAAAGGTGGTTAATGGTTTGTAGAAACTATGACTCCATTAGATTTATTCATACTTACAGAGAAGCAAATTTTGCGACGGATTCTATGGCTAAGCGAGGGTGTTATCTTGACAATGGTGTTGGAATGCATTATGAAGGAAGacctattttttttaatttcagttga